In Micromonospora sp. LH3U1, one genomic interval encodes:
- a CDS encoding DUF6220 domain-containing protein, which translates to MRKAFVIVSILLLVSFVLQFVFAAVGGFTKPAGDGAYALHSVNGMAVIPVLTVLTALFAALAKAPGRIIGLAVLPIGLVVVQALIAMLANASTDAAGVSTPLGLTIAGLHAVNGIVAVHVVVAVVRAARQLDRPELVAAAPVTVREGEPA; encoded by the coding sequence ATGCGCAAGGCATTCGTCATCGTCAGCATCCTGTTGCTCGTCTCGTTCGTCCTGCAGTTCGTCTTCGCCGCCGTGGGCGGGTTCACGAAGCCCGCCGGCGACGGCGCGTACGCCCTGCACAGCGTCAACGGCATGGCGGTCATCCCCGTTCTCACAGTGCTCACCGCCCTGTTCGCCGCGCTGGCGAAGGCGCCGGGCCGGATCATCGGACTGGCGGTCCTGCCTATCGGGCTCGTCGTCGTGCAGGCGCTCATCGCCATGCTCGCGAACGCGTCCACCGACGCCGCCGGCGTCAGCACTCCGCTCGGCCTGACCATCGCCGGGCTGCACGCGGTCAACGGGATCGTGGCGGTGCACGTCGTGGTCGCCGTGGTGAGGGCAGCGCGACAGCTGGACCGACCGGAACTTGTCGCCGCCGCACCCGTGACCGTTCGCGAGGGGGAGCCGGCGTGA
- a CDS encoding carboxymuconolactone decarboxylase family protein has translation MTYRFFTPAPANTATGLTGEVYRQLRDEFLGPAPTFQALAAVPEVLAATWALMREALLAGDVSRVDREVVASAVSRANRCRFCVDAHVMLLHALGEHEVAEAIARGGTPSEPRHAELAAWAEASRSPMAAGWTSRYGPEVTGTLLVFHFINRVVSALLDPDLLPGGLQRSPLVRSVGGRLYARTAREPKEPGRSLPLLDVGATEPPAWAGESPVGAAYAALRNAATQGGDLLGDVARQTVTATVRWEDGRYPARPSDWAVDLVRDVPGTDRVGTRIALLAAFAPGAISVGDVALWRLSHPADADLVRLVAYGAITATDHVARALTSAHL, from the coding sequence ATGACATACCGCTTCTTCACCCCCGCTCCAGCGAATACGGCGACCGGTCTGACCGGTGAGGTCTACCGGCAGCTGAGAGACGAGTTCCTCGGGCCGGCGCCCACCTTCCAGGCGCTCGCGGCCGTGCCGGAGGTGCTGGCCGCGACCTGGGCGCTGATGCGCGAGGCCCTGCTCGCCGGGGACGTGTCCCGGGTCGACCGCGAGGTCGTCGCGTCGGCGGTGTCCCGGGCCAACCGCTGCCGGTTCTGTGTCGACGCCCACGTGATGCTGCTGCACGCGCTGGGTGAGCACGAGGTGGCCGAGGCCATTGCCCGTGGCGGGACGCCATCAGAGCCGAGGCACGCTGAGCTCGCTGCCTGGGCGGAGGCGAGCCGCAGCCCGATGGCCGCCGGCTGGACCAGTCGGTACGGCCCCGAGGTCACCGGCACCCTGCTCGTCTTCCACTTCATCAACCGGGTCGTCTCGGCGCTGCTCGACCCCGATCTGCTGCCCGGCGGCCTGCAACGCTCCCCGCTGGTGCGGTCGGTCGGGGGCCGGCTCTACGCCAGGACGGCTCGGGAGCCGAAGGAGCCCGGCCGCAGCCTCCCGCTGCTCGACGTCGGTGCGACGGAACCACCAGCCTGGGCGGGGGAGAGCCCGGTCGGCGCCGCGTACGCGGCCCTGAGGAACGCCGCCACCCAGGGCGGGGACCTGCTGGGCGACGTGGCGCGCCAGACCGTCACGGCAACAGTGCGCTGGGAGGACGGCCGCTACCCCGCCCGGCCCTCGGACTGGGCCGTCGACCTGGTCCGGGACGTACCCGGCACGGACCGGGTCGGGACCCGGATCGCGTTGCTGGCGGCGTTCGCGCCCGGCGCGATCAGCGTGGGCGACGTGGCCCTCTGGCGGCTCTCCCATCCAGCCGACGCCGACCTCGTGCGGCTCGTCGCGTACGGGGCGATCACGGCCACCGATCACGTCGCCCGGGCCCTGACCTCGGCGCACCTCTAG
- a CDS encoding sensor histidine kinase has product MRRDLPYALSGLALGGLLLGNAALAPDAAPVRAVDVFLVLAMAAALAVCRRHPAVALAVVTAAMLALHVRVHPGVSAAFPVLGVAYVAAWRGHRSAAALASLVFLGGFLARDISVAPADRPGQLIVERTALLLGWFVAANVAGLVARQRRAYLEQVEQRAIEAERTREEMALRRAGEERLRIARDLHDSLTHSISVIKVQAGIAVHLARKHGEEPSATLLAIQEASGAAMRELRTTLDVLRSPTDGDRVGLARVDELAERTRAAGVPVQVTVTGRPRDLPTEVDQAGYRVVQEALTNVARHAGPATARIHVEYAPAQLTVSVADDGQASPDRTTTPGVGLRGMRERVTGLGGTLRAAARDDHGFTVRATFPLDGPA; this is encoded by the coding sequence ATGCGTCGCGACCTGCCGTACGCCCTCAGCGGCCTCGCCCTCGGTGGACTCCTGCTCGGCAACGCCGCGCTCGCGCCGGACGCCGCTCCGGTGCGAGCGGTCGACGTCTTCCTGGTCCTGGCCATGGCGGCGGCCCTGGCGGTATGCCGGCGTCACCCGGCGGTGGCGTTGGCCGTGGTGACCGCCGCCATGCTGGCCCTGCACGTCCGGGTGCACCCCGGGGTGTCCGCGGCGTTCCCCGTCCTCGGCGTGGCGTACGTCGCCGCCTGGCGAGGGCACCGATCGGCCGCCGCCCTGGCCAGTCTGGTCTTCCTCGGCGGCTTCCTGGCCCGCGACATCTCGGTCGCGCCCGCCGACCGGCCCGGCCAGCTGATCGTCGAGCGGACCGCCCTCCTGCTGGGCTGGTTTGTGGCGGCCAACGTCGCCGGGCTCGTCGCCCGGCAGCGTCGGGCGTACCTGGAACAGGTCGAACAACGCGCGATCGAGGCCGAACGCACCCGCGAGGAGATGGCGTTGCGTCGTGCCGGGGAGGAGCGCCTGCGCATCGCCCGGGACCTGCACGACTCGCTGACCCACAGCATCTCCGTGATCAAGGTCCAGGCCGGGATCGCCGTGCACCTGGCCCGCAAGCACGGCGAGGAACCGTCGGCCACGTTGCTGGCGATCCAGGAGGCCAGCGGCGCCGCGATGCGGGAACTGCGCACGACGCTCGACGTTCTCCGCTCCCCCACCGACGGAGACCGCGTCGGACTGGCCCGGGTGGACGAGCTTGCCGAGCGGACCCGGGCGGCCGGCGTACCGGTGCAGGTGACCGTCACCGGTCGGCCCCGGGACCTACCCACCGAGGTCGACCAGGCCGGGTACCGCGTCGTCCAGGAGGCCCTGACCAACGTGGCCCGCCACGCCGGTCCCGCCACCGCGCGGATCCACGTCGAGTACGCCCCGGCGCAGCTGACCGTCTCGGTCGCCGACGACGGCCAGGCGTCGCCGGACCGGACGACGACGCCGGGCGTGGGCCTGCGCGGCATGCGGGAACGGGTGACCGGGCTGGGCGGCACGCTGCGGGCCGCCGCCCGCGACGACCACGGATTCACGGTACGGGCGACGTTCCCGTTGGACGGCCCCGCATGA
- a CDS encoding response regulator, giving the protein MIRVLLVDDQALMRAGFRALLDAEDDLEVVGEATDGTSAVQLSRRLRPDVVLMDVQMPGLDGIEATRRIAADPDLAAVRVLILTNYGLDSYVFAALRAGASGFLLKDADPADLLQAIAVVARGDALLAPAVTRTLISEFVAGPPPAEPAAGREVLTAREQEIVELVARGLGNDEIALRMVISPLTAKTHVNRAMAKLHCRDRAQLVVWAYESGLITPRRR; this is encoded by the coding sequence ATGATTCGAGTCCTGCTCGTCGACGACCAGGCTCTGATGCGGGCCGGATTCCGGGCACTACTCGACGCCGAGGACGACCTGGAGGTCGTCGGCGAAGCCACCGACGGCACCTCGGCTGTCCAGCTGTCGCGACGCCTACGCCCGGACGTCGTGCTCATGGACGTCCAGATGCCAGGGCTCGACGGTATTGAAGCCACCCGGCGCATCGCCGCTGATCCCGACCTCGCCGCGGTCCGCGTCCTCATCCTCACCAACTACGGGCTCGACTCCTACGTGTTCGCCGCACTCCGCGCCGGCGCCAGCGGTTTCCTCCTCAAGGACGCCGATCCCGCCGACCTGCTGCAGGCCATTGCCGTCGTGGCTCGCGGCGACGCGCTACTCGCCCCGGCCGTCACACGTACGCTCATCAGCGAGTTCGTGGCCGGCCCCCCGCCGGCCGAGCCGGCGGCCGGACGCGAGGTGCTGACCGCGCGCGAACAGGAGATCGTCGAACTCGTCGCCCGAGGGCTGGGTAACGACGAGATCGCCCTGCGAATGGTGATCAGTCCGTTGACCGCGAAGACACACGTCAACAGGGCGATGGCGAAGCTGCACTGCCGCGACCGCGCCCAACTGGTCGTGTGGGCGTACGAGTCGGGACTGATCACCCCCCGTCGCCGGTGA
- a CDS encoding helix-turn-helix domain-containing protein, whose product MANEDTAALAAVGPRLRALRHQRGTTLTQLAELTGISVSTLSRLESGSRRPTLELLLPLARAYQVALDELVDAPATGDPRVRPKPIVIHGITFLPLSRRPGGLQAFKQIFPPDPSAGERTPQTHEGYEWLYVLSGRLRLLLGDRDLTLNPGEVAEFDTRIPHLVLNPGPGTAEALSLFGPQGERLHVRATRPVITGDGG is encoded by the coding sequence ATGGCAAACGAGGACACCGCCGCGCTGGCAGCAGTCGGCCCACGGCTGCGCGCCCTGCGCCACCAACGCGGGACCACGCTCACCCAGCTCGCCGAGCTGACCGGCATCTCGGTGAGCACCCTGTCCCGGCTGGAATCCGGCAGCCGCCGGCCCACCCTGGAGCTGCTGCTCCCACTGGCCCGGGCCTACCAGGTGGCGCTGGACGAACTGGTCGACGCCCCGGCCACCGGCGACCCTCGCGTACGCCCCAAACCGATCGTCATCCACGGCATCACGTTCCTGCCGCTGAGCCGCCGACCGGGCGGCCTACAGGCGTTCAAACAGATCTTCCCGCCGGACCCGTCCGCCGGGGAGCGAACCCCGCAGACCCACGAGGGGTACGAGTGGCTCTACGTGCTCTCCGGCCGGCTGCGCCTGCTGCTCGGCGACCGCGACCTGACGCTCAACCCGGGCGAGGTGGCCGAGTTCGACACCCGCATTCCGCACCTCGTCCTCAACCCCGGCCCCGGAACCGCTGAGGCCCTCAGCCTCTTCGGCCCGCAGGGGGAACGGCTACACGTCCGCGCCACAAGACCAGTGATCACCGGCGACGGGGGGTGA
- a CDS encoding bifunctional NAD(P)/FAD-dependent oxidoreductase/class I SAM-dependent methyltransferase, whose amino-acid sequence MDETYDVVVVGGGAAGLSGALALTRARRSVLVIDSGEPRNAPADQVHNYLGREGTPPGELVAVGRAEVAGYGGQFRTGRVDIATRDDQGFQLALDDGSAVRARRLLVTTGLTDQLPDVPGLAQRWGRDVLHCPYCHGWEVQDQRIGVLATGPLAVHQAEMWRQWSSHVLLLLHDAPAPDEETAERLAARGIAVVPGPVAEVEVTGDALTGVRLADGRVVALDAIVVATRLTPRADLLVGLGLAPEEVMMGEHVIGAQIPADPTGATTVPGVWVAGNVADIRGQVITSAAAGLTAGAAINADLIAEDTREAVTAYRQLVATTFEQPAWEERYQSRPSVWSGRPNPQLVTEAADLTPGHALDVGSGEGADAVWLAERGWRVTAADISSTALDRAAAHADTAGVGDRIEFTHADLRDKPPAEEAYDLVSAQFMHLPPVQRRELFARLAAAVAPGGTLLIVGHHPSDLWTSAHRLHMPDMMYTAEDVAAALDPARWEVLAAEARPRPATDPEGQDITLHDAVLVARRR is encoded by the coding sequence GTGGATGAGACATACGACGTGGTGGTGGTGGGCGGCGGCGCCGCGGGGCTCAGCGGAGCCCTGGCGCTGACCCGGGCCCGCCGGTCGGTGCTGGTGATCGACTCCGGTGAGCCGCGCAACGCTCCGGCCGACCAGGTGCACAACTACCTGGGCCGGGAGGGGACCCCGCCGGGCGAGCTGGTCGCGGTCGGGCGGGCCGAGGTAGCCGGGTACGGCGGGCAGTTCCGCACCGGACGGGTGGACATCGCGACCCGTGACGACCAGGGATTCCAGCTCGCGCTCGACGACGGTAGTGCGGTGCGGGCCCGTCGGCTGCTGGTGACCACCGGGCTGACCGACCAGCTGCCCGACGTGCCCGGTCTGGCACAACGGTGGGGCCGTGACGTGCTGCACTGCCCGTACTGCCACGGCTGGGAGGTCCAGGACCAGCGGATCGGCGTGCTGGCCACCGGGCCGCTGGCCGTACACCAGGCCGAGATGTGGCGACAGTGGAGCTCCCACGTGCTGCTCCTGCTGCACGACGCCCCCGCCCCGGACGAGGAGACCGCCGAACGGCTCGCCGCCAGGGGCATCGCGGTGGTGCCGGGTCCGGTCGCCGAGGTCGAGGTGACCGGGGACGCGCTGACCGGCGTACGACTGGCCGACGGCCGGGTGGTGGCGCTGGACGCGATCGTGGTGGCGACGCGGCTGACGCCGCGTGCCGATCTGCTGGTGGGGCTGGGTCTGGCCCCCGAGGAGGTGATGATGGGTGAGCACGTGATCGGTGCCCAGATCCCGGCCGACCCCACCGGGGCGACGACCGTCCCCGGTGTCTGGGTGGCCGGCAACGTGGCCGACATCCGTGGCCAGGTCATCACGTCCGCCGCGGCTGGCCTCACCGCCGGTGCGGCGATCAACGCCGACCTCATCGCCGAGGACACCCGCGAGGCGGTGACCGCGTACCGGCAGTTGGTGGCCACGACGTTCGAGCAGCCGGCGTGGGAGGAGCGCTACCAGTCCCGGCCCTCGGTGTGGAGCGGCCGACCGAACCCGCAACTGGTCACCGAGGCCGCCGACCTGACCCCCGGGCACGCGCTGGACGTGGGCAGCGGCGAGGGCGCCGACGCGGTGTGGCTGGCCGAGCGCGGCTGGCGGGTGACGGCGGCGGACATCTCCAGCACCGCGCTGGACCGGGCCGCCGCCCACGCCGACACCGCCGGGGTCGGCGACCGCATCGAATTCACACACGCCGACCTGCGCGACAAGCCACCCGCCGAGGAGGCGTACGACCTGGTGTCCGCGCAGTTCATGCACCTGCCCCCGGTGCAGCGGCGGGAGTTGTTCGCCCGGCTGGCCGCGGCGGTGGCGCCGGGCGGCACCCTGCTGATCGTCGGGCACCACCCGTCGGATCTGTGGACGTCGGCGCACCGGCTGCACATGCCGGACATGATGTACACCGCCGAGGACGTCGCTGCCGCTCTGGACCCGGCCCGCTGGGAGGTGCTGGCCGCCGAGGCCCGCCCCCGTCCCGCCACCGACCCGGAGGGCCAGGACATCACGCTGCACGACGCGGTCCTCGTAGCTCGCCGCCGTTAG
- a CDS encoding nucleotidyltransferase domain-containing protein codes for MDSDLQRYLDDLVTAARDVLGADLVGAYAAGSVGLGAYQAGRSDVDVALLCAGPLTEAAKQALVACLRHEVLPCPARGLELVAYSRAVAASGTPEPGFEVELNTGSGMPFRCTLDPADRPAADGRFWYGLDRSILHQSGLPLLGPPAGEVFADLTPADLRRLLIEALSWWLALPTPPDDQPAPGTEDAVLGACRSLVRHRDGMWLAKVAAGQRLIDTGDPAEVIHRAVDARHGGPPPTGAQARAFQQRVRDEIAA; via the coding sequence GTGGACTCCGATCTTCAGCGCTACCTCGACGACCTGGTCACCGCCGCCCGGGACGTGCTCGGGGCCGACCTGGTCGGCGCGTACGCGGCCGGTTCCGTGGGGCTCGGCGCGTACCAGGCCGGCCGCAGCGACGTCGACGTGGCGCTGCTCTGCGCCGGGCCGCTCACCGAGGCCGCCAAACAGGCGTTGGTGGCGTGCCTGCGTCACGAGGTGCTGCCCTGCCCGGCGCGAGGGCTGGAGCTGGTGGCCTACAGCCGGGCGGTGGCCGCCTCCGGAACACCGGAGCCTGGCTTCGAGGTCGAACTCAACACCGGGTCCGGCATGCCGTTCCGGTGCACCCTCGACCCCGCCGACCGGCCGGCCGCCGACGGCCGCTTCTGGTACGGGCTGGATCGCAGCATCCTGCACCAGAGTGGGCTGCCGCTGCTCGGACCGCCGGCCGGAGAGGTCTTCGCCGACCTCACCCCGGCGGACCTGCGCCGCCTGCTCATCGAGGCGCTGTCCTGGTGGCTGGCCCTGCCGACACCGCCGGACGACCAGCCCGCGCCCGGCACGGAGGACGCGGTGCTCGGCGCCTGCCGATCGCTGGTGCGGCACCGCGACGGCATGTGGCTTGCGAAGGTGGCGGCTGGTCAGCGGCTGATCGACACCGGTGACCCGGCTGAGGTGATCCACCGCGCGGTCGACGCCCGGCACGGTGGGCCGCCGCCCACCGGAGCGCAGGCCCGCGCCTTCCAGCAGCGGGTACGCGACGAGATCGCCGCGTAG
- a CDS encoding copper resistance CopC family protein encodes MQSRLVTARNVLSRTMAALAATLVVSLLLPVAPASAHGQLATSTPLTGTVVREPLTQVGLYFTEKPASNAHFTITGPNGSRVDSGWSYGEPKRLDKPVQEYFMVNGVFEPRLYHTGFPAMVTVAHWPAKGRYTATYLSAASDGEAVRGNVTFDYQGPSTAAPAGWSAPTTGPDAALLAQVEGTASASPGAAASPAGVTDAPANDPAGATEKKQGGGFPAWLVPLLLVVVVAAIVLVAARRRPAARGASAPGRRPSGSGSAGKAGSPARKSASPTRKPGNRAGGPARRGRR; translated from the coding sequence ATGCAATCGAGGCTGGTCACTGCGCGTAACGTCCTGAGCCGCACCATGGCGGCACTGGCCGCGACGCTGGTGGTGTCGCTGTTGCTGCCCGTCGCTCCGGCGTCCGCGCACGGGCAGTTGGCGACGTCCACCCCGTTGACCGGCACCGTGGTTCGCGAGCCTCTGACGCAGGTGGGGTTGTACTTCACCGAGAAGCCGGCCTCGAACGCCCACTTCACCATCACCGGGCCGAACGGGTCGCGAGTGGACAGCGGCTGGTCGTACGGCGAGCCGAAGCGGCTGGACAAGCCGGTCCAGGAGTACTTCATGGTCAACGGCGTGTTCGAGCCGCGGCTGTACCACACTGGCTTCCCGGCCATGGTGACCGTCGCGCACTGGCCGGCGAAGGGCCGCTACACCGCCACCTACCTCTCCGCGGCCTCCGATGGTGAAGCGGTGCGAGGCAACGTCACCTTCGATTACCAGGGGCCGAGCACGGCCGCGCCGGCCGGTTGGTCGGCGCCGACAACGGGGCCGGATGCGGCACTGCTCGCCCAGGTCGAGGGCACGGCGTCGGCGAGCCCGGGCGCGGCTGCCAGCCCGGCGGGCGTTACCGACGCCCCGGCGAACGATCCAGCCGGTGCCACGGAGAAGAAGCAGGGTGGTGGGTTCCCGGCCTGGTTGGTGCCGCTCCTGCTCGTCGTCGTGGTCGCCGCGATCGTGCTGGTGGCGGCTCGCCGTCGACCCGCCGCGCGCGGAGCCTCCGCCCCGGGCCGCCGGCCCTCCGGCTCAGGCTCGGCAGGCAAGGCCGGTTCCCCGGCCCGCAAGTCCGCCAGCCCCACCCGTAAACCCGGCAATCGCGCCGGTGGTCCGGCCCGGCGCGGACGGCGATAG